In Mercenaria mercenaria strain notata chromosome 15, MADL_Memer_1, whole genome shotgun sequence, a single genomic region encodes these proteins:
- the LOC123550790 gene encoding uncharacterized protein LOC123550790, with the protein MFVKETKCLIRWKKQRIFLRSLSALPKKHLPDSVCTQSYISSKDEKLILALKKVSTPEAAFELNEKQMKVEKQVNRLITLSKFQGLYKPGIQSALKNEMKLNEIKCTFTFILRNSVVHNPLSVIFRGFSKQAATVSSSRHYSQQSDSGADMSSVGTQQSEETDIESWEMLVDYDKLTSTEKKIHERHRNAVKKQQFMYVDPLTGYQVMTRRAHLQRGDCCGNACRHCPYGQVNVKDESKKKKFNSAFYV; encoded by the exons ATGTTTGTCaaggaaacaaaatgtttaattcGATGGAAAAAGCAAAGAATATTTCTTAGGTCATTATCAGCTCTGCCAAAGAAACATTTGCCAGACAGTGTTTGTACTCAAAGTTACATATCCAGCAAGGATGAGAAATTGATACTTGCTCTGAAGAAGGTCAGCACACCAGAGGCTGCCTTTGAACTAAACGAAAAACAAATGAAAGTTGAAAAACAAGTTAACAGGCTTATTACATTATCAAAATTTCAGGGATTGTATAAACCAGGGATCCAGTCAGCATTGAAAAACGAAATGAAGTTGAATGAAATTAAGTGTACATTTACATTTATTCTGAGAAATTCTGTGGTACATAATCCATTATCTGTGATATTTAGGGGATTTTCAAAGCAGGCTGCTACTGTTTCGTCTAGTCGTCATTACTCTCAGCAGTCTGATTCTGGTGCCGATATGTCAAGTGTCGGAACACAACAATCAGAAGAAACTGATATAGAATCATGGGAGATGCTTGTTGATTATGATAAATTAACGTCCACAGAGAAGAAGATTCATGAACGACACAGGAATGCTGTCAAG AAGCAACAGTTTATGTATGTGGATCCATTGACAGGCTACCAAGTGATGACACGCAGAGCCCATTTACAGCGGGGAGATTGTTGTGGTAATGCTTGTAGacat TGTCCCTATGGGCAAGTGAATGTGAAGGATGAATCAAAGAAGAAGAAATTCAATTCTGCATTTTATGTATAA
- the LOC128548756 gene encoding uncharacterized protein LOC128548756, giving the protein MFVKETKCLIRWKKQRIFLRSLSALPKKHLPDSVCTQSYISSKDEKLILALKKVSTPEAAFELNEKQMKVEKQVNRLITLSKFQGLYKPGIQSALKNKMKLNEIKCTFTFILRNSVVHNPLSVIFRGFSKQAATVSSSRHYSQQSDSGADMSSVGTQQSEETDIESWEMLVDYDKLTSTEKKIHERHRNAVKKQQFMYVCT; this is encoded by the exons ATGTTTGTCaaggaaacaaaatgtttaattcGATGGAAAAAGCAAAGAATATTTCTTAGGTCATTATCAGCTCTGCCAAAGAAACATTTGCCAGACAGTGTTTGTACTCAAAGTTACATATCCAGCAAGGATGAGAAATTGATACTTGCTCTGAAGAAGGTCAGCACACCAGAGGCTGCCTTTGAACTAAACGAAAAACAAATGAAAGTTGAAAAACAAGTTAACAGGCTTATTACATTATCAAAATTTCAGGGATTGTATAAACCAGGGATCCAGTCagcattgaaaaacaaaatgaagttGAATGAAATTAAGTGTACATTTACATTTATTCTGAGAAATTCTGTGGTACATAATCCATTATCTGTGATATTTAGGGGATTTTCAAAGCAGGCTGCTACTGTTTCGTCTAGTCGTCATTACTCTCAGCAGTCTGATTCTGGTGCCGATATGTCAAGTGTCGGAACACAACAATCAGAAGAAACTGATATAGAATCATGGGAGATGCTTGTTGATTATGATAAATTAACGTCCACAGAGAAGAAGATTCATGAACGACACAGGAATGCTGTCAAG AAGCAACAGTTTATGTATGTGTgtacatga